The Pseudomonas sp. TH06 genome has a window encoding:
- the mutS gene encoding DNA mismatch repair protein MutS codes for MNKAVSDLSSHTPMMQQYWRLKNQHPDQLMFYRMGDFYEIFYEDAKKAAKLLDITLTARGQSAGQAIPMCGIPYHAAEGYLAKLVKLGESVVICEQVGDPATSKGPVERQVVRILTPGTVSDEALLDERRDNLIAALLGDERLFGLAVLDITSGSFSVSEIKGWENLLAELERINPVELLIPDDWPRDLPAEKRRGVSRRAPWDFERDSALKSLCQQFSTQDLKGFGCENLTLAIGAAGCLLAYAKETQRTALPHLRSLRHERLDDTVVLDGASRRNLELDTNLAGGRDNTLQSVVDRCQTAMGSRLLTRWLNRPLRDLTVLLARQTSITCLLDGYRFEKLQPQLKEIGDIERILARIGLRNARPRDLARLRDALGALPELQVAMTDLEAPHLQRLATTTSTYPELAALLEKAIIDNPPAVIRDGGVLKTGYDSELDELQSLSENAGQFLIDLEAREKARTGLSHLKVGYNRIHGYFIELPSKQAESAPADYIRRQTLKGAERFITPELKEFEDKALSAKSRALAREKMLYEALLEDLISQLPPLQDTAGALAELDVLSNLAERALNLDLNCPRFVSEPCMRITQGRHPVVEQVLTTPFVANDLSLDDNTRMLVITGPNMGGKSTYMRQTALIVLLAHIGSFVPAASCELSLVDRIFTRIGSSDDLAGGRSTFMVEMSETANILHNATERSLVLMDEVGRGTSTFDGLSLAWAAAERLAHLRAYTLFATHYFELTVLPEAEPLVANVHLNATEHNERIVFLHHVLPGPASQSYGLAVAQLAGVPSEVIVRAREHLSRLEETALPHEAPKPVAKGKPATPQQSDMFASLPHPVLDELAKLDVDDLTPRRALELLYALKNRI; via the coding sequence ATGAATAAAGCCGTCTCCGACCTGTCCTCCCACACCCCGATGATGCAGCAGTACTGGCGCCTGAAGAACCAGCACCCGGATCAGCTGATGTTCTATCGCATGGGCGACTTCTACGAGATCTTCTACGAAGACGCGAAGAAGGCCGCCAAGTTGCTCGACATCACCCTGACCGCGCGCGGGCAGTCGGCGGGACAGGCGATTCCGATGTGTGGGATTCCTTACCACGCAGCAGAAGGTTATCTGGCGAAACTGGTCAAGCTCGGCGAGTCGGTGGTGATCTGCGAGCAGGTCGGCGATCCGGCTACCAGCAAAGGCCCGGTGGAACGTCAGGTAGTGCGGATCCTCACGCCGGGTACGGTCAGTGATGAAGCGCTTCTCGACGAGCGCCGCGACAACCTGATCGCTGCACTGCTGGGTGACGAGCGCCTGTTCGGTCTGGCCGTGCTGGACATCACCAGCGGCAGTTTCAGCGTGTCGGAAATCAAAGGCTGGGAGAATCTGCTCGCGGAACTGGAGCGGATCAATCCGGTTGAATTGCTGATCCCGGATGACTGGCCAAGGGACCTGCCAGCGGAAAAACGCCGCGGCGTCAGTCGTCGTGCGCCGTGGGATTTCGAGCGTGATTCGGCGCTGAAAAGCCTTTGCCAGCAGTTCTCCACCCAAGACCTTAAGGGCTTTGGTTGCGAGAACCTGACCCTGGCCATCGGCGCCGCCGGTTGCCTGCTGGCCTACGCGAAAGAAACCCAGCGCACCGCCCTGCCCCATTTGCGTAGCCTGCGCCACGAACGTCTGGATGACACCGTGGTGCTCGACGGCGCGAGCCGGCGCAACCTGGAACTCGATACCAACCTGGCCGGTGGCCGCGACAACACCCTGCAATCGGTGGTCGATCGCTGCCAGACCGCCATGGGCAGTCGCTTGCTGACTCGCTGGCTGAACCGTCCGCTGCGCGACCTGACGGTGTTGCTGGCCCGCCAGACCTCGATCACTTGCCTGCTCGACGGTTATCGTTTCGAAAAACTGCAACCGCAGCTCAAGGAAATTGGCGACATCGAGCGGATTCTCGCGCGAATCGGCCTGCGCAATGCCCGCCCGCGTGACCTTGCTCGCCTGCGTGACGCGCTCGGCGCGCTGCCCGAATTGCAAGTGGCGATGACTGACCTGGAAGCGCCGCACCTGCAACGTCTCGCCACAACCACCAGCACCTATCCGGAACTCGCGGCGCTGCTGGAAAAAGCCATTATCGATAACCCGCCAGCGGTGATCCGTGACGGCGGCGTGCTGAAAACCGGTTACGACAGTGAGCTCGATGAACTGCAATCGCTGAGCGAGAACGCCGGCCAGTTCCTGATTGATCTGGAAGCCCGAGAGAAGGCTCGCACCGGCCTGTCGCACTTGAAAGTCGGCTACAACCGCATTCACGGCTACTTCATCGAACTGCCGAGCAAGCAGGCAGAGTCGGCTCCGGCAGACTACATCCGGCGCCAGACGCTGAAAGGCGCCGAACGCTTCATCACGCCTGAACTGAAAGAGTTCGAAGACAAGGCGCTGTCGGCCAAGAGCCGTGCCCTCGCCCGCGAGAAGATGCTCTACGAAGCGCTGCTGGAAGACCTGATCAGCCAATTGCCACCGTTGCAGGACACCGCCGGCGCTCTTGCCGAACTGGACGTGCTGAGCAACCTCGCCGAACGTGCGCTGAATCTTGATCTGAACTGCCCGCGTTTCGTCAGCGAGCCGTGCATGCGCATCACGCAGGGTCGCCACCCGGTGGTCGAGCAAGTCTTGACCACGCCGTTTGTGGCGAACGACCTGAGCCTGGACGACAACACACGGATGCTGGTGATCACTGGCCCGAACATGGGCGGTAAATCCACCTACATGCGCCAGACTGCATTGATCGTGCTGTTGGCGCACATCGGCAGCTTCGTGCCGGCAGCCAGTTGCGAGCTGTCGCTGGTGGACCGGATTTTCACCCGGATCGGCTCCAGCGATGACCTGGCCGGTGGCCGTTCGACCTTCATGGTCGAGATGAGCGAAACCGCCAACATCCTGCATAACGCCACCGAACGCAGCCTGGTGTTGATGGACGAAGTCGGTCGCGGCACCAGCACCTTCGACGGTTTGTCGCTGGCTTGGGCTGCTGCTGAGCGTCTGGCGCATCTGCGTGCCTATACTCTATTTGCTACGCACTACTTCGAACTGACCGTGTTGCCGGAAGCCGAACCGTTGGTGGCCAACGTGCATCTCAACGCCACCGAACACAATGAGCGCATCGTTTTCCTGCACCATGTGTTGCCGGGGCCTGCCAGCCAGAGCTACGGCCTGGCGGTGGCGCAACTGGCCGGTGTGCCGAGTGAAGTCATCGTGCGCGCACGTGAGCACTTGAGCCGGCTGGAAGAAACCGCATTGCCGCATGAGGCGCCGAAGCCTGTCGCCAAAGGCAAGCCAGCCACTCCGCAGCAAAGCGACATGTTTGCGAGCCTGCCACACCCGGTGCTCGATGAGCTGGCCAAACTGGATGTCGATGACCTGACGCCACGTCGCGCGCTCGAATTGTTATATGCACTTAAGAACCGGATCTAA
- the fdxA gene encoding ferredoxin FdxA, translating into MTFVVTDNCIKCKYTDCVEVCPVDCFYEGPNFLVIHPDECIDCALCEPECPAVAIFSEDEVPEEMQEFIQLNVELAEIWPNITEKKESLPDAEEWDGVKGKIKDLER; encoded by the coding sequence ATGACCTTCGTCGTCACCGACAACTGCATCAAGTGCAAGTACACCGACTGCGTAGAAGTCTGTCCGGTGGACTGCTTTTACGAAGGCCCGAACTTCCTGGTGATTCACCCGGATGAGTGCATCGACTGCGCCCTGTGCGAGCCGGAATGCCCGGCCGTAGCCATTTTCTCCGAGGACGAAGTTCCGGAAGAAATGCAGGAGTTCATTCAACTGAACGTTGAACTGGCTGAGATCTGGCCGAACATCACCGAGAAAAAAGAATCGCTGCCGGACGCCGAAGAGTGGGATGGCGTCAAAGGCAAGATCAAAGACCTCGAACGCTGA
- the rpoS gene encoding RNA polymerase sigma factor RpoS — translation MALSKEVPEFDIDDEVLLMETGIDSESSMSNDEGAAPPSVRSKSKHSASLKQHKYIDYTRALDATQLYLNEIGFSPLLSPEEEVHFARLSQSGDPAGRKRMIESNLRLVVKIARRYVNRGLSLLDLIEEGNLGLIRAVEKFDPERGFRFSTYATWWIRQTIERAIMNQTRTIRLPIHVVKELNVYLRAARELTQKLDHEPSPEEIANLLEKPVGEVKRMLGLNERVSSVDVSLGPDSDKTLLDTLTDDRPTDPCELLQDDDLSQSIDQWLSELTDKQREVVIRRFGLRGHESSTLEDVGLEIGLTRERVRQIQVEGLKRLREILEKNGLSSESLFQ, via the coding sequence ATGGCTCTCAGTAAAGAAGTGCCGGAGTTTGACATCGACGATGAGGTTCTCCTTATGGAGACCGGCATCGATTCGGAATCTTCGATGTCGAATGATGAAGGGGCTGCTCCACCTTCCGTTCGTTCCAAATCCAAACACTCCGCTTCACTTAAACAACATAAGTACATCGACTACACGCGTGCACTTGATGCCACGCAGTTGTATCTCAACGAAATCGGCTTTTCCCCACTGCTCTCCCCGGAGGAAGAAGTTCATTTTGCGCGTTTGTCGCAAAGTGGCGATCCCGCCGGGCGCAAGCGCATGATTGAAAGTAACCTGCGGCTGGTGGTCAAAATCGCCCGGCGTTACGTCAATCGGGGGCTGTCGCTGCTGGATCTGATCGAAGAGGGCAACCTCGGCTTGATCCGCGCAGTGGAAAAGTTCGATCCCGAGCGCGGCTTCCGCTTCTCGACCTACGCAACCTGGTGGATTCGTCAGACCATCGAACGCGCAATCATGAATCAGACCCGGACCATCCGGTTGCCGATCCATGTGGTCAAGGAGCTTAACGTGTACCTGCGGGCTGCACGGGAGCTGACGCAAAAGCTCGACCACGAACCTTCACCCGAAGAAATCGCCAACCTGCTGGAAAAACCGGTAGGTGAGGTCAAGCGTATGCTGGGCCTGAATGAACGTGTTTCTTCGGTCGACGTCTCGCTGGGTCCGGATTCGGATAAAACCCTGCTGGACACCCTGACGGATGATCGTCCCACCGATCCATGCGAACTGCTGCAGGACGACGATCTGTCGCAGAGCATCGATCAATGGCTGTCCGAACTGACTGACAAGCAGCGCGAGGTGGTGATCCGCCGCTTCGGCCTGCGCGGTCATGAGAGCAGCACGCTGGAAGATGTAGGCCTGGAGATCGGCCTGACCCGGGAACGGGTAAGACAGATCCAGGTGGAAGGCCTCAAGCGCCTACGGGAAATTCTCGAGAAGAATGGCCTGTCGAGCGAGTCGCTGTTCCAATAG